In a single window of the Tellurirhabdus bombi genome:
- a CDS encoding c-type cytochrome produces the protein MKFMRLNRSLLVMAAALLTFSACKRGHDSTGTEYAPNMYDPVGYEPYKQIDGFKNPYNKDGSNLWTPVRGTVSRRNYHTTFTDSTGRSVKDLMVYNINPDSITISERVLTNPVALSEKTLAEGKEYYARYCQHCHGEGGKGDGPVAKQYKGVPIYSGLAPMNDGHIFHVITHGKGRMWPHGSQMTPEERWKIVHYVQKLQNEG, from the coding sequence ATGAAATTCATGCGTCTGAACCGTTCGCTTTTAGTGATGGCGGCAGCCCTGCTGACTTTCTCGGCGTGTAAGCGTGGTCATGATAGTACGGGGACTGAATATGCCCCAAATATGTATGATCCCGTCGGATACGAGCCGTATAAGCAAATAGACGGATTTAAAAATCCATATAATAAGGATGGTAGTAACCTATGGACGCCTGTACGTGGTACAGTCTCTCGCCGTAATTACCATACTACGTTTACTGATAGCACGGGTCGGTCAGTAAAAGACTTAATGGTTTACAACATCAACCCAGATAGCATTACTATCTCAGAACGCGTACTAACCAACCCGGTTGCCTTAAGCGAAAAGACTTTAGCTGAAGGAAAAGAATACTATGCGCGTTACTGCCAGCACTGTCATGGTGAAGGTGGCAAGGGAGATGGACCTGTAGCGAAACAATACAAAGGGGTTCCAATCTATTCGGGTTTAGCACCGATGAATGATGGACATATTTTCCACGTCATAACACACGGAAAAGGTCGGATGTGGCCACATGGTTCACAAATGACACCGGAAGAAAGATGGAAGATTGTTCACTACGTTCAAAAGCTGCAAAACGAAGGATAA
- a CDS encoding cytochrome c oxidase subunit II yields the protein MVYVVGLLSLVFLVLTIVVLTRLTSLLKGLNGNQTETRVGLSNRINAVLFLAFLVLGTIAAAWSFIHASDFFLPEASTPHGRRTDSLFWLVMAVITAAFVVTNTLLFFFAYKYQYREGHKATYYPENHKLELIWTVIPAVVMALLVFTGWRAWRDITSEAPADAVVIELMGKQFDWTARYAGVDDNKLGNYNYKLIDPGNTMGIDLSDEAAFDDFTDNTLHIPVGKPVLLKIRARDVLHSVFLPHLRVKMDAVPGMPTRFWFIADKTTDQMKAETGNPNFKYELACTEVCGQGHFSMKMNVVVEDEYAFNKWVSEHKTWLSQNPDYASRIPANLKSKAAKYLPQDGAASEADTTGTATATASVSMR from the coding sequence ATGGTTTACGTTGTAGGACTTTTGTCGCTAGTATTCCTGGTACTGACCATCGTAGTACTAACGCGATTGACCTCTCTATTAAAAGGTCTGAATGGCAATCAAACGGAGACTCGGGTTGGCTTGAGTAATCGAATCAATGCCGTTTTATTCTTAGCTTTTCTAGTACTAGGCACAATAGCGGCTGCATGGTCATTTATTCATGCTTCTGACTTCTTTTTACCAGAAGCATCAACGCCCCATGGACGTCGGACTGATTCCTTGTTCTGGCTGGTAATGGCTGTAATTACAGCTGCATTCGTTGTGACCAATACGTTGCTATTCTTCTTTGCCTATAAGTATCAGTATCGGGAAGGTCATAAAGCAACATACTATCCTGAAAATCACAAGTTAGAACTGATTTGGACGGTTATACCAGCTGTAGTAATGGCATTGCTTGTATTCACAGGCTGGCGTGCTTGGCGAGATATTACATCTGAGGCACCAGCAGATGCTGTTGTAATTGAGCTAATGGGAAAACAGTTTGACTGGACAGCCCGTTATGCCGGTGTTGATGATAACAAGTTAGGCAATTATAATTATAAGCTGATCGATCCAGGTAACACAATGGGTATCGATTTATCGGATGAAGCAGCTTTCGATGACTTTACTGATAATACGCTACATATTCCAGTTGGAAAGCCGGTGCTTTTGAAGATTCGTGCTCGTGATGTTTTGCACAGTGTGTTTCTGCCTCACCTACGGGTTAAGATGGATGCTGTTCCAGGAATGCCAACTCGCTTTTGGTTTATTGCTGACAAAACAACAGACCAAATGAAAGCTGAGACAGGTAATCCTAACTTCAAATATGAATTGGCTTGTACAGAAGTTTGTGGACAGGGTCACTTCTCAATGAAGATGAACGTTGTTGTTGAAGATGAGTATGCATTTAACAAATGGGTTTCGGAACACAAAACGTGGCTTTCACAAAACCCAGATTATGCTTCTCGCATACCTGCTAATCTAAAAAGCAAAGCAGCAAAATATTTGCCGCAGGATGGAGCAGCTAGTGAAGCTGATACGACAGGAACCGCGACTGCAACTGCAAGCGTTTCAATGCGATAA
- a CDS encoding DUF3341 domain-containing protein, with product MADFHNSKFLVGVYDDDDVVLKAVKDVKEAGVRIHEVYTPFPIHGLDVALGHPRTRIGIAAFLFGLTGFLCMVALTLYTMKFDWPMVIGGKDPYAYPAYIPVMFEFTVLFTALGMVGTFLVSNGLGPTVKPLMFDLRSTDNKFVMAIDLEKNKLSEAEISSVLKSSGAAEVNIKQF from the coding sequence ATGGCTGATTTTCATAATAGCAAATTTCTCGTAGGCGTCTATGACGACGATGATGTCGTACTGAAGGCGGTTAAAGATGTAAAGGAGGCAGGCGTACGAATCCACGAAGTTTATACACCTTTTCCCATTCACGGATTAGATGTAGCGTTGGGCCATCCGCGTACCCGCATTGGTATTGCAGCCTTCTTGTTTGGCTTAACAGGCTTTTTGTGTATGGTGGCATTGACCCTATACACCATGAAGTTTGATTGGCCAATGGTTATCGGTGGTAAGGATCCATATGCATATCCGGCTTATATACCGGTTATGTTCGAGTTTACAGTTCTTTTTACAGCTCTTGGAATGGTAGGCACATTCTTAGTTTCCAATGGCTTGGGACCAACTGTTAAACCACTTATGTTTGACCTTCGTAGCACAGACAATAAATTTGTGATGGCCATTGATTTGGAGAAAAACAAATTGTCTGAAGCTGAAATATCTAGTGTTTTAAAAAGCTCCGGTGCTGCCGAAGTGAATATCAAACAATTCTAA
- a CDS encoding quinol:cytochrome C oxidoreductase, whose product MAHTHSIPSLDEQFEFTADSKRRLIIGGVAGVLLVALGAYLLASGAGDHGHAEVAHEHAAAEGGHHAFKWTTRLWANVWLNCVYFTGASVIGMFFMSYNYLAQAGWTAVFKRVPEALPAFLPIAGILMLVTFFVAGHDLFHWTHEGLYDPNSPEYDRVIAGKHGFLNTPFFVGRIVFYFVAWYFLWKKLRDFSLQEDLHGGTEYYEKSIKFGVAFLLVFGVTSSTSAWDFVMSIDTHWFSTMFGWYTLASWHVTGLAIITLVVVTLRERGYLQAVNESHLHDLGKFMFAFSIFWTYVWFAQFMLIYYANLPEETIYYRERFSGYGGIYQAPFFVNLLLNFVVPFLVLMPRDSKRTPIILKVAAWSIIVGHYFDFWENIMPGTVGEHGGFGPIEFGMILIFASAFIWSVSSQLTKGNLIAKNHPMLEESLHHDI is encoded by the coding sequence ATGGCTCATACTCATTCTATACCGTCGTTAGACGAACAATTTGAATTTACAGCGGATAGCAAGCGGCGGCTAATTATCGGTGGTGTAGCAGGTGTATTGCTTGTTGCCCTCGGTGCTTATCTGTTAGCCTCTGGTGCAGGTGATCATGGGCATGCAGAAGTAGCCCACGAGCATGCAGCGGCAGAAGGGGGACATCATGCTTTTAAATGGACAACCCGTTTATGGGCAAATGTTTGGTTAAACTGCGTTTATTTTACAGGAGCATCTGTAATTGGGATGTTCTTTATGTCATATAACTATTTAGCTCAAGCTGGATGGACAGCCGTTTTCAAACGCGTTCCAGAAGCTTTGCCGGCTTTCTTACCAATAGCAGGGATTTTGATGCTAGTTACTTTCTTCGTAGCTGGTCACGATTTATTCCACTGGACGCATGAGGGGTTATATGATCCAAACAGCCCAGAATATGATCGTGTTATTGCCGGAAAGCACGGCTTCCTGAATACACCTTTCTTTGTTGGTCGTATCGTTTTCTATTTTGTAGCTTGGTACTTCCTGTGGAAGAAACTACGGGACTTTTCGCTGCAAGAAGATTTACATGGCGGAACAGAATACTATGAAAAAAGCATCAAGTTTGGCGTTGCCTTCTTACTGGTATTTGGCGTAACCTCTTCAACATCGGCCTGGGATTTTGTGATGTCAATTGATACGCACTGGTTCTCTACAATGTTTGGATGGTATACACTGGCAAGCTGGCATGTAACAGGCTTGGCTATCATTACGCTAGTTGTTGTTACATTACGGGAACGTGGTTATTTACAAGCGGTTAACGAAAGCCACCTGCATGACTTAGGCAAGTTTATGTTTGCCTTTAGTATTTTCTGGACTTACGTTTGGTTTGCGCAGTTTATGCTTATTTACTATGCTAACCTGCCAGAGGAAACGATTTATTACCGGGAGCGGTTTAGTGGTTATGGAGGGATCTATCAGGCTCCGTTTTTCGTTAATCTTTTGTTAAACTTTGTTGTTCCCTTTCTAGTATTGATGCCAAGAGACTCAAAGCGGACGCCAATTATTTTGAAAGTTGCTGCTTGGTCGATTATAGTAGGTCATTACTTTGACTTCTGGGAAAATATTATGCCAGGAACGGTCGGCGAGCATGGTGGTTTTGGACCAATAGAATTTGGAATGATCCTAATTTTTGCAAGTGCTTTTATCTGGTCAGTATCGTCTCAGTTGACCAAAGGAAACTTGATCGCAAAAAATCATCCAATGCTCGAAGAATCATTGCATCACGATATTTAG